A genomic region of Planococcus kocurii contains the following coding sequences:
- a CDS encoding proline dehydrogenase family protein, with product MGVTKNFFIGLSKNQALNSAAKKWGLKLGAGKVVAGTDIKSMMQSVKELNANGISATIDSLGEFVHTEEEATKAKEAILKTLEAIQIYGVNAHMSVKLTQIGLDIDTAFCLKNIQEIVAAAASYDIFINLDMEDYDHLQQTLDILKTLLQEYENVGTVIQAYLFRSEKDVENLQNVRLRLVKGAYKESAEVSYQEKKEIDENYLKLIKIHLQAPGYTSIATHDHHIIEQVKAFVKEKNISLDRFEFQMLYGFRSEMQKDLAKEGFSFTTYVPFGKDWYAYYMRRLAERPQNINLALKSMISK from the coding sequence GTGGGTGTAACAAAAAATTTCTTTATCGGGTTGTCCAAAAACCAAGCGTTAAATAGTGCCGCTAAAAAATGGGGATTGAAATTAGGCGCAGGAAAAGTCGTCGCTGGGACTGATATCAAGAGCATGATGCAGTCTGTAAAGGAACTGAATGCCAATGGAATTAGTGCCACAATCGATAGCTTAGGTGAATTTGTCCACACAGAAGAAGAAGCCACAAAAGCGAAAGAAGCCATATTAAAAACACTTGAAGCCATACAGATTTATGGCGTTAATGCACATATGTCTGTTAAATTAACACAAATCGGTTTGGACATTGACACGGCCTTTTGCCTAAAAAATATTCAGGAAATTGTAGCAGCTGCAGCTAGTTATGATATTTTTATCAACTTAGATATGGAAGATTATGATCACTTGCAACAAACGCTTGATATTCTCAAAACGCTGCTCCAGGAATACGAAAATGTAGGTACCGTTATTCAAGCCTATCTGTTCCGTTCCGAAAAAGATGTGGAAAACTTGCAAAATGTACGACTTCGTCTCGTAAAAGGTGCTTACAAAGAAAGCGCAGAAGTTTCCTACCAAGAAAAGAAAGAGATTGATGAAAATTATTTAAAACTTATCAAAATCCATCTTCAAGCTCCTGGATATACGTCCATTGCGACTCATGACCACCATATCATTGAACAGGTAAAAGCATTTGTAAAAGAAAAAAATATTTCTCTAGACCGCTTTGAGTTCCAGATGTTATACGGATTCCGCTCAGAAATGCAAAAAGATTTGGCAAAAGAAGGATTTTCTTTCACCACTTACGTTCCTTTTGGTAAAGACTGGTATGCGTACTATATGAGAAGGTTAGCCGAAAGACCTCAAAACATTAATTTGGCCTTAAAAAGTATGATTTCTAAATAA
- a CDS encoding ring-cleaving dioxygenase: protein MTKKSMGIHHITAIVGDPQENVDFYAGVLGLRLVKKTVNFDDPDTYHLYFGDKTAKPGTIITFFPWGNAYKGKIGDGQVGVTTYAVPTGALAFWEKRLQKFEIPFSKTTRFEERYLAFDDPHGLHLELVERQSGQLNNWETQEVTEDVAIKGFGGATLYTANAEKTAELLETVLGLEKIGEEHDLLRFRAANDLGNIIDVKLSPVGTGQMGVGTVHHIAWRAKDDADQLDWKEQIETYGLGVTPVQDRQYFNAIYFREYGDILFEIATDPPGFAIDEPQESLGEALMLPEQYETHRKNIQRNLPPIRVRNLKSKK from the coding sequence ATGACAAAAAAATCAATGGGAATTCATCACATTACCGCTATTGTGGGAGATCCTCAGGAAAATGTGGATTTTTATGCGGGTGTATTAGGCTTGCGTTTAGTAAAAAAAACAGTGAATTTTGATGATCCTGATACGTACCATCTGTATTTCGGTGATAAAACCGCCAAACCAGGTACCATCATCACCTTTTTTCCATGGGGCAATGCGTACAAAGGGAAAATCGGAGATGGACAAGTCGGCGTTACTACTTACGCAGTACCGACTGGAGCTTTAGCTTTCTGGGAAAAAAGACTGCAAAAATTCGAGATTCCATTTTCAAAAACAACACGCTTTGAAGAGCGTTATTTAGCATTTGATGATCCACATGGCCTTCATTTAGAACTGGTGGAAAGACAATCCGGGCAACTGAATAATTGGGAAACTCAAGAAGTGACAGAAGATGTGGCTATTAAAGGTTTTGGAGGTGCAACTTTATATACAGCTAATGCTGAAAAAACAGCTGAATTGTTAGAAACCGTTTTAGGACTCGAAAAAATAGGAGAAGAACACGATTTATTGCGTTTCCGTGCAGCAAATGATCTCGGTAATATCATTGATGTGAAATTATCTCCAGTAGGTACAGGACAAATGGGCGTTGGAACTGTCCACCACATTGCTTGGCGTGCAAAAGACGATGCAGATCAACTAGACTGGAAAGAGCAGATAGAAACTTATGGGCTGGGCGTAACACCTGTTCAAGATCGACAGTATTTTAACGCGATCTATTTCCGCGAATACGGGGACATTTTGTTTGAAATCGCTACGGACCCACCAGGATTTGCGATAGACGAACCCCAAGAATCCCTTGGCGAAGCGTTAATGCTGCCCGAGCAGTACGAAACACATCGAAAAAATATTCAGCGTAATCTGCCGCCTATTAGAGTAAGAAATCTAAAATCAAAAAAGTAA
- a CDS encoding xanthine phosphoribosyltransferase, with translation MKKLQDKILSDGKVLSESVLKVDSFLNHQIDPPLMQAIGEEFALRFKNDGITKILTLESSGIAPAMMTGLVLGVPAVFARKRKSLTLVDHMYTASVHSFTKNETNDISVSKDFIQQDDVVLVMDDFLANGQAALGLLDIVEQSGAKLAGIGIVIEKGFQPGGKLLRERGIRVETLANIESLENGTVSFFGEANTQ, from the coding sequence ATGAAAAAATTGCAGGACAAAATCTTATCGGACGGCAAAGTCTTGTCGGAATCGGTATTAAAAGTAGATTCATTTTTAAATCATCAAATTGATCCACCATTAATGCAAGCAATTGGAGAAGAATTTGCATTGCGTTTTAAAAATGATGGCATCACAAAAATTTTAACGTTGGAGTCTTCGGGTATTGCACCTGCGATGATGACGGGGTTAGTTTTAGGCGTACCTGCCGTATTTGCAAGAAAGCGTAAATCGCTAACATTGGTTGATCATATGTACACAGCTAGTGTCCACTCATTCACTAAAAATGAAACTAACGATATTTCTGTATCAAAAGATTTTATTCAACAAGATGATGTAGTCCTAGTAATGGATGATTTTCTTGCTAATGGTCAAGCAGCTCTTGGATTATTAGATATCGTTGAACAATCAGGTGCTAAACTTGCAGGCATCGGTATCGTTATTGAAAAAGGGTTCCAGCCCGGAGGCAAATTGCTTCGTGAACGTGGCATCCGCGTGGAAACATTGGCGAATATTGAGTCTTTGGAGAATGGGACAGTGTCATTTTTCGGGGAGGCTAACACGCAATGA
- a CDS encoding fatty acid--CoA ligase, protein MYATLGRVFDQTVSMYPNKEALVDMRREKRWTYSQWSDEVHRLANALIAAGVCKGDRVSSFLFNNSELPTALFACAKIGAVFNPINFRLKPEELAYILNDATPEIVLFEEALKDTVEKIASQFPSIQFWFIDDTVPTYAISYREQVNAASATDPLVEVDEMDIYAIMYTSGTTGRPKGVIHYHRNMAEQSMTCIAMLKYTKNDVGLVVAPMFHCAELHCCVIPRVQAGASSIIMHQFNPQTAIETIENERVTVMFAVPTMWSMMTELEGAASKVKTLQRGLYGAAPMAPVLVKRVKEVLGIALIQAYGQTEMGPAITFLAEDEQLTKAGSAGKPAFNHEIRIVRTQEQGSSEPDDKLAAFEVGEIIVRGPSMMGGYFHRPQATARVLYKGWYHTSDLGYMDEDGYLFVSDRVDDMIISGGENIYPREVEDALHEHDMVQDVAVLGIPDEKWGEAVMAFIVAKDTSLTEEKLEEYCLDNNNLARFKRPRSYQFVDELPRNASGKIQKFLLRELYAKDDK, encoded by the coding sequence ATGTATGCAACACTTGGCAGAGTATTCGATCAGACAGTAAGCATGTATCCAAATAAAGAAGCGCTGGTAGATATGAGAAGAGAGAAAAGATGGACCTATTCACAGTGGAGTGATGAAGTTCATCGTTTAGCAAATGCGCTAATTGCTGCAGGTGTCTGTAAAGGGGATCGTGTTTCAAGTTTTCTTTTCAATAATAGTGAATTGCCTACTGCTTTATTTGCTTGTGCAAAAATAGGAGCCGTTTTCAACCCCATTAATTTTCGTTTGAAGCCCGAAGAGTTAGCCTATATTCTAAATGACGCGACACCAGAAATTGTTCTTTTTGAAGAAGCTTTAAAAGATACAGTTGAGAAAATAGCTTCCCAGTTTCCGAGTATTCAATTTTGGTTTATAGACGATACGGTTCCTACTTACGCAATAAGTTATCGGGAACAAGTCAATGCGGCGTCTGCAACAGATCCGCTTGTAGAAGTAGATGAAATGGATATTTACGCGATTATGTATACAAGTGGCACAACAGGACGACCAAAAGGAGTAATTCACTACCACCGCAACATGGCGGAACAAAGTATGACGTGCATTGCAATGTTAAAGTATACGAAGAATGATGTGGGGTTAGTCGTCGCACCCATGTTTCATTGTGCAGAATTACATTGCTGCGTTATTCCACGCGTTCAGGCCGGCGCTTCAAGTATTATCATGCATCAATTTAATCCGCAGACGGCAATCGAGACCATTGAAAACGAAAGAGTTACGGTTATGTTTGCTGTGCCGACAATGTGGAGCATGATGACCGAATTAGAAGGAGCCGCATCTAAAGTGAAAACTTTGCAGCGCGGGCTGTATGGAGCAGCTCCGATGGCGCCTGTACTCGTAAAGCGAGTTAAAGAAGTACTGGGAATTGCATTGATCCAAGCTTATGGTCAAACGGAAATGGGACCAGCGATTACCTTTCTTGCTGAAGATGAACAGTTGACAAAAGCAGGCTCAGCTGGAAAACCGGCTTTTAACCACGAAATTCGAATCGTTCGGACACAAGAACAAGGTTCTTCTGAACCCGATGACAAATTAGCAGCATTTGAGGTGGGAGAGATTATTGTTCGTGGACCGAGCATGATGGGTGGTTATTTCCATCGTCCGCAGGCAACGGCCCGTGTGCTATATAAAGGGTGGTACCATACGAGTGATTTAGGGTATATGGATGAAGATGGCTATTTGTTTGTGTCCGATCGAGTTGACGACATGATTATTAGCGGTGGAGAAAATATTTATCCGCGTGAAGTGGAAGATGCTCTTCATGAACACGACATGGTTCAAGATGTTGCGGTTTTAGGGATTCCCGATGAAAAATGGGGCGAAGCAGTGATGGCATTTATTGTTGCAAAAGACACATCACTCACTGAAGAGAAATTGGAAGAGTATTGCCTCGATAACAACAACCTTGCACGCTTTAAGCGGCCCAGATCTTACCAGTTTGTCGATGAACTGCCACGAAATGCCAGCGGTAAAATACAGAAATTTCTGTTGCGTGAACTTTATGCCAAAGACGATAAATAG
- a CDS encoding PH domain-containing protein: MFKKMASEALGLSDIGKIIDPQDFDKTDSDDYVMHEDGEKIYFLIKTKADEYCFTNLAIIHVDGESAMSSKRTLRRFPYSQHTISNVVLETAGKIDLDIELAFAVGTLPFKIDVQKQQANRLTDLYKSLLRIAESTHENEIIINMANDSLNKAVTILQNSRVGEVALGDEYSKLTDFGFTWMTSVRNQYHVKDFGDVFEKYINN, translated from the coding sequence ATGTTTAAAAAAATGGCTTCAGAAGCACTTGGCTTATCGGACATAGGAAAAATAATTGACCCGCAAGATTTCGATAAAACGGATTCTGACGACTACGTGATGCACGAAGACGGAGAGAAAATCTATTTTCTAATTAAGACCAAGGCGGATGAATATTGCTTTACAAATCTCGCAATCATTCACGTTGATGGTGAAAGTGCAATGTCGTCTAAACGAACATTAAGACGTTTCCCTTATTCTCAGCACACCATTTCAAATGTTGTTCTCGAAACTGCTGGGAAAATCGACTTGGATATTGAACTTGCCTTTGCTGTAGGAACGCTGCCTTTTAAAATTGATGTTCAAAAACAACAGGCAAATCGGTTAACGGACCTTTACAAATCGTTATTGAGAATTGCTGAAAGCACACACGAAAACGAAATTATTATCAATATGGCAAATGACAGCTTGAACAAGGCCGTTACCATTTTACAAAACTCGCGAGTGGGTGAAGTTGCGTTAGGAGACGAATATTCGAAGCTTACTGATTTTGGTTTTACGTGGATGACTTCCGTTCGCAACCAATACCACGTGAAAGATTTCGGAGATGTGTTTGAGAAGTATATTAATAATTAA
- a CDS encoding alpha/beta hydrolase — protein sequence MRVKMERLTLKKWIVSTLFITLLFVMVIFEEVTAPPDALASIQITGSAAFSSPPTIHEITERVTRVKNLSYNSSENSLLDIYYPENAPASMPVILWIHGGGYIGGSKDSRQDYAMALADAGYVVANIDYALAPESLYPGPVVQANQALAYMQLHAAEYGGNMNRVFIGGDSAGAQIASQVAALISNTELAEKMTIQPAISNSQLQGAVLLCGLYNLDTVRATAFPNIDKYLAAYTGVEPFESFSKIDELSTVQHVSSNFPPVFITVGDADPFVSQSTELVDVLQSHDIPVNSVFFEGTQKNLKHEYQYDLSMEDAQETLQKTIQFLSVQGE from the coding sequence GTGAGAGTAAAAATGGAACGCTTAACGCTAAAAAAATGGATTGTTTCTACTTTATTTATTACTCTTTTATTTGTTATGGTCATTTTTGAAGAAGTCACTGCTCCACCTGATGCTTTAGCGTCCATACAAATTACAGGTTCTGCTGCATTTAGCTCTCCACCTACTATTCATGAAATCACCGAACGAGTCACTCGTGTTAAAAACTTATCCTATAATTCTTCTGAAAATAGCTTGTTGGATATTTATTATCCCGAAAATGCACCTGCATCAATGCCAGTCATTTTATGGATACATGGCGGAGGGTACATTGGTGGCTCTAAAGACAGTCGCCAGGATTATGCCATGGCTCTTGCAGATGCGGGCTACGTCGTGGCGAACATTGATTATGCGCTAGCTCCTGAATCGCTTTATCCCGGGCCTGTAGTGCAAGCAAATCAAGCGCTTGCTTATATGCAACTTCATGCTGCTGAATACGGTGGTAATATGAACCGAGTCTTTATCGGGGGTGACTCAGCAGGGGCTCAGATTGCTAGCCAAGTTGCTGCGCTTATTTCCAATACTGAATTGGCTGAAAAGATGACCATTCAGCCGGCTATTTCTAATAGCCAGCTTCAAGGAGCCGTGTTGCTATGCGGCTTGTACAACTTAGATACAGTGAGAGCGACCGCTTTTCCAAACATTGATAAGTATTTAGCAGCTTATACAGGTGTGGAGCCTTTTGAATCGTTCTCAAAAATTGATGAACTTTCCACCGTTCAACATGTCAGTTCTAATTTCCCGCCTGTGTTCATTACAGTTGGCGATGCAGATCCTTTTGTATCTCAGTCAACCGAACTCGTTGACGTTTTGCAATCTCATGATATTCCAGTAAACTCTGTCTTTTTCGAAGGTACTCAAAAAAACCTGAAGCATGAATATCAATACGATTTAAGTATGGAAGATGCTCAAGAAACACTGCAAAAAACGATTCAATTTCTTTCTGTTCAGGGTGAATAA
- a CDS encoding DUF4139 domain-containing protein produces the protein MKFQSTRQQVTSSGLTVYNDGFGMVKEKRMVPENKAVTDIQFLDVASEIEADSVLIEGLQVLEKTYSTNFISKEKLLDWYIGQVITVNNAELGEAIKVRLLSTSGNIIVEQLDTGEITIDPIGQLILPSLPEGLLMRPTLVCKIVAVETATEVGISYLTKGLKWQANYVAEIRGSYLNLTSWIQLSNDSGIDFFESRLKLTSGNVNRYKEAHPLHAQARLFAATEEQESFFEEHTFEDYHMYSMARPVTILQDQTKQIRLMKIQGVDFRKVYKVESGSQQAEVRVEFYNNVDNKLGVPLPKGIVKVYEQDSNDEMEFIGEDAMTHKTNQQKVSLAIGKAFDISSESREKKRSRSGHFDYVTYVYELQNKKSESVRIEVTHQVFEQIWQMESSSHDYELKQSNKLEFRVHLAAGKKVEVEFTYKVDRRTEEQIQ, from the coding sequence ATGAAATTTCAATCAACACGCCAACAAGTGACGTCTTCAGGTTTGACTGTTTATAACGATGGATTTGGAATGGTCAAAGAAAAGCGGATGGTTCCAGAAAACAAAGCAGTGACTGACATTCAATTTTTGGATGTCGCTTCAGAGATTGAAGCAGATTCCGTATTGATCGAAGGGCTCCAAGTACTAGAAAAAACGTATAGTACCAACTTCATTAGCAAAGAAAAACTCTTAGACTGGTATATCGGTCAGGTTATTACTGTAAACAATGCAGAATTGGGTGAAGCGATAAAAGTTCGTTTATTGAGCACGTCAGGTAACATTATTGTGGAACAACTCGATACCGGAGAAATCACTATTGATCCGATTGGACAGTTGATCCTACCTTCGCTGCCGGAGGGGCTTTTGATGAGACCGACGTTAGTATGTAAGATCGTGGCAGTTGAAACGGCTACTGAAGTGGGGATTTCTTATTTAACAAAAGGATTAAAATGGCAAGCAAACTACGTCGCGGAAATCCGTGGATCTTATTTAAATCTCACGAGTTGGATTCAACTTTCTAATGATAGTGGGATCGATTTTTTCGAAAGCCGACTCAAGTTGACTTCAGGAAACGTAAATCGATACAAAGAGGCACACCCGTTGCATGCACAAGCGCGGCTATTTGCAGCTACAGAGGAACAGGAGTCTTTTTTTGAAGAGCACACTTTCGAGGATTACCACATGTATAGTATGGCCCGCCCCGTGACCATTTTACAGGATCAAACAAAGCAAATCAGATTGATGAAAATACAAGGAGTAGATTTCCGAAAGGTCTATAAAGTTGAATCGGGTAGTCAGCAGGCAGAAGTTCGTGTGGAGTTTTACAATAACGTGGACAACAAGCTAGGTGTTCCGCTACCTAAAGGAATAGTTAAAGTATATGAGCAAGACAGTAATGACGAAATGGAGTTCATCGGAGAAGATGCCATGACCCACAAAACGAATCAGCAAAAAGTATCGTTAGCTATCGGAAAAGCTTTTGATATCAGTAGTGAAAGCCGGGAGAAAAAACGCAGCAGAAGTGGACATTTTGACTACGTGACTTATGTGTACGAGTTGCAAAATAAAAAATCGGAATCTGTACGAATCGAAGTGACTCATCAGGTTTTCGAACAGATCTGGCAGATGGAATCGTCTAGTCATGATTACGAATTAAAGCAGTCCAATAAACTGGAATTTCGTGTACATCTAGCTGCAGGTAAAAAAGTAGAGGTAGAGTTCACTTATAAAGTGGACAGAAGAACTGAAGAACAAATTCAATAA
- a CDS encoding hotdog fold thioesterase: protein MKSMKETILGALGIEVTEVTPEKVIATMPVHAATHQPFGLLHGGASVVLAETVASMGTWNLIDQETEIAVGLEINANHLRGKQDGIVTAIGTPLHKGRTTMVWDIKIVDEDEKLICISRCTVAIAKMKK, encoded by the coding sequence ATGAAATCAATGAAAGAAACTATTTTAGGTGCATTAGGAATTGAAGTAACCGAGGTTACTCCAGAAAAAGTCATAGCGACGATGCCTGTCCATGCAGCGACTCATCAACCTTTTGGGCTATTGCATGGAGGTGCATCCGTAGTATTGGCTGAAACGGTTGCGAGTATGGGAACGTGGAATTTAATCGATCAGGAAACGGAAATCGCTGTAGGGTTAGAAATCAATGCCAACCATCTGCGCGGTAAGCAGGACGGAATAGTAACCGCCATCGGTACGCCACTCCATAAAGGACGCACAACTATGGTTTGGGATATTAAAATCGTTGATGAAGATGAAAAATTGATTTGTATTTCGAGATGTACTGTAGCAATTGCTAAAATGAAAAAGTAG
- a CDS encoding formate--tetrahydrofolate ligase → MAFTDLSIASKATILPILEIAEQAGISKEALELYGNFKAKINVDQLPPVEKLGKVVLVTAISPTPAGEGKSTVTVGLADAFKQLDESVAVALREPSLGPVMGVKGGATGGGFAQVLPMEDINLHFTGDIHAITSANNSLAAFLDNHLHQGNTLNIDPRRITWKRALDINDRALRQVTIGLGGPGQGVPRQDGFDITVASEIMAVLCLATSLENLKERLAQMVIGYTYDREPVTVRDLEVEGALTLLLKDAFKPNLVQTIEGTPAIIHGGPFANIAHGCNSLIATNTARRIADIVVTEAGFGADLGAEKFMHIKSRKGGFHPDAVVIVATVRALKMHGGVTKDLLSEENADAVKRGMVNLAKHVDTIRQFGIEPVVALNRFAGDGESELAVVLDWAKIEGVAIALTEVWEKGGQGGITLARLVKQELQRPTDFHYLYKEEDLFEDKLRAIVQKVYGGAGIQLSDVAQKQLVELKKFGWDSLPICMAKTQYSLSDQPKLLGRPEGFTITIREIMPKLGAGFLVCLTGDIMTMPGLPKKPAALKMDVTNDGKATGLF, encoded by the coding sequence ATGGCGTTTACTGATTTATCGATTGCGAGCAAAGCGACTATACTGCCGATTTTGGAAATTGCCGAACAAGCGGGCATTTCTAAAGAAGCCTTGGAATTATACGGGAATTTTAAAGCGAAAATCAATGTAGATCAGTTGCCACCTGTTGAAAAATTAGGGAAAGTCGTACTAGTAACGGCAATTAGTCCGACACCTGCTGGAGAAGGGAAGTCTACTGTAACGGTAGGTTTGGCGGATGCTTTTAAACAATTGGATGAATCAGTGGCAGTAGCTCTCCGTGAACCATCTTTAGGTCCGGTCATGGGTGTAAAAGGTGGTGCAACGGGTGGTGGCTTTGCACAAGTGCTACCGATGGAAGATATAAACTTGCATTTTACGGGAGATATCCATGCCATCACGTCAGCCAATAATTCATTAGCTGCGTTTCTTGATAATCACTTACACCAAGGCAATACCCTCAATATTGATCCGCGTCGCATTACGTGGAAGAGAGCATTGGACATCAATGACCGCGCGCTACGCCAAGTAACGATTGGTCTTGGTGGACCTGGACAAGGCGTGCCACGTCAAGATGGCTTTGACATCACTGTAGCCTCAGAAATTATGGCGGTTTTGTGTTTAGCGACTTCGCTAGAGAATTTGAAAGAGCGACTCGCACAAATGGTGATTGGGTATACTTACGATAGAGAGCCGGTAACTGTCAGAGACCTTGAAGTTGAAGGAGCGTTAACTTTATTGTTGAAAGATGCCTTTAAACCCAACTTGGTTCAGACAATTGAAGGGACGCCCGCTATTATACATGGCGGACCATTCGCCAATATTGCACATGGCTGCAACTCGCTCATTGCAACGAACACAGCTAGAAGAATAGCGGACATCGTAGTGACAGAAGCAGGGTTTGGTGCAGATTTAGGTGCTGAGAAATTCATGCACATTAAATCCAGAAAAGGTGGATTTCATCCGGATGCGGTTGTAATTGTAGCAACTGTTCGTGCGCTTAAAATGCACGGTGGTGTGACAAAGGATCTGTTGTCAGAAGAAAATGCAGATGCCGTCAAGCGCGGTATGGTCAATTTGGCGAAGCATGTAGACACAATCCGTCAATTCGGAATTGAACCCGTCGTAGCACTCAATCGCTTTGCTGGAGATGGCGAATCAGAGTTAGCTGTCGTGTTAGACTGGGCAAAAATCGAAGGCGTTGCCATTGCACTGACGGAAGTATGGGAAAAGGGCGGGCAAGGTGGAATTACTTTAGCCAGGCTAGTCAAACAAGAATTGCAGCGTCCAACAGACTTTCATTATCTTTATAAAGAAGAAGATCTATTTGAAGACAAACTTCGTGCGATTGTTCAAAAGGTTTACGGAGGCGCAGGCATTCAGTTGTCTGATGTTGCGCAAAAGCAGTTAGTTGAATTGAAAAAATTCGGCTGGGATTCATTGCCGATTTGTATGGCAAAAACGCAATACTCATTATCAGATCAACCTAAATTATTAGGTCGTCCTGAAGGCTTTACGATTACTATACGAGAAATTATGCCGAAACTGGGCGCAGGATTTTTAGTGTGCCTAACAGGCGACATTATGACAATGCCAGGTTTACCAAAAAAACCTGCTGCTTTGAAGATGGATGTAACAAATGATGGCAAAGCGACTGGTTTATTTTAA
- a CDS encoding nucleobase:cation symporter-2 family protein has product MKKMLGETALGFQHVLAMYAGAVLVPLIVGEALGLTPEQLTYLVAIDILLCGVATILQIVSNRFFGIGLPVVLGCTFTAVGPMIAIGGQYGISAIYGAILVSGLFVVLISGFFGSLVRFFPPVVTGTVVTIIGITLIPVAINNMGGGQGASDFGSLTNIALSFGTLLFIVFLFRFSSGFMKAIAILLGLVVGTIAATLLGKVDFSPIANASYFHMVEPFYFGMPTFELPAILTMILVAMVSLVESTGVYFALGDITKKNIKEKDLAKGYRAEGLAIVLGGIFNSFPYTAFSQNVGLIQMSGVKSRKIIFIAAIMLVTLGFVPKIAAVTTIIPPSVLGGAMIAMFGMVIAQGIKMLSTVVTDSQDNSMIIACSVGIGLGVTVVPELFIQLPSSVQILTSNGIVAGSVTAIVLNILFNMLPSKNRQRAAATVKDNAINQG; this is encoded by the coding sequence ATGAAGAAGATGCTGGGCGAAACGGCTTTAGGATTTCAGCATGTATTAGCGATGTATGCAGGAGCGGTATTAGTTCCGCTAATCGTTGGAGAAGCACTTGGACTGACGCCAGAACAGCTAACGTATTTGGTTGCCATTGATATTTTACTTTGTGGGGTAGCGACGATTCTTCAAATTGTCAGCAACCGTTTCTTCGGTATCGGACTTCCGGTAGTGCTCGGCTGTACGTTTACAGCAGTTGGACCAATGATTGCTATTGGGGGACAATATGGCATATCCGCTATTTATGGTGCTATTCTTGTTTCTGGATTATTTGTCGTTTTGATCAGTGGATTTTTTGGAAGTCTTGTTCGTTTCTTCCCACCAGTCGTTACGGGTACGGTCGTTACCATAATCGGAATTACGTTAATTCCGGTTGCAATCAACAATATGGGCGGCGGACAAGGTGCCAGTGATTTCGGTTCACTAACCAATATTGCTTTGTCTTTTGGAACGCTGTTGTTTATCGTTTTTCTATTTAGATTCTCTAGCGGTTTTATGAAAGCTATCGCGATTCTTTTAGGATTGGTCGTTGGGACAATTGCTGCTACCTTGCTTGGGAAAGTGGATTTCTCCCCTATTGCCAATGCCTCGTACTTCCATATGGTCGAGCCTTTTTACTTTGGAATGCCGACATTTGAATTACCTGCTATTTTAACAATGATTTTAGTGGCGATGGTGTCACTAGTCGAATCGACAGGCGTTTACTTTGCGCTTGGAGACATTACAAAAAAGAACATTAAAGAAAAAGATTTAGCAAAAGGGTATCGTGCAGAGGGATTAGCCATTGTTCTTGGTGGTATTTTTAACTCGTTCCCGTACACTGCTTTTTCACAAAATGTCGGTCTGATTCAAATGTCTGGTGTTAAATCACGAAAAATTATCTTCATTGCAGCTATTATGTTGGTGACGCTTGGATTTGTTCCGAAAATTGCTGCTGTGACAACGATCATTCCTCCATCAGTTCTCGGAGGAGCGATGATTGCGATGTTTGGTATGGTTATTGCACAAGGTATTAAAATGTTGAGCACTGTTGTTACGGATTCTCAAGATAATTCTATGATTATAGCCTGTTCTGTTGGAATTGGTCTTGGCGTGACAGTAGTTCCTGAATTATTCATACAACTGCCTTCAAGCGTTCAAATTTTGACTAGCAATGGCATCGTTGCCGGCAGTGTTACCGCTATTGTCTTAAATATTCTTTTCAATATGCTGCCTTCTAAAAATCGTCAACGTGCAGCAGCAACTGTGAAAGATAATGCAATAAACCAAGGGTGA